Proteins encoded within one genomic window of Spiroplasma endosymbiont of Agriotes lineatus:
- the eno gene encoding phosphopyruvate hydratase, whose product MSRITDVRAIEVLDSRGNPTIQVEVWSEFGYGKALVPSGASTGELEALELRDKDEKRYMGKGVLKSVANINKTIHEEVVGMDVTNQLLVDLVMIKLDGTDNKEKLGANAILGVSMAIMRAAADEVGLPLYQYIGGINARKLPVPMLNIINGGKHADNTIDFQEFMIMPVSAPDFKEAIRMAAEVFHTLKKILHDAGDTTSVGDEGGFAPNLDNEGALDVIVKAIQTAGYKAGIDIKIAMDCASSELYDKERKIYVFKKLSKKTGQAVEKTTDEMISYLEQLVNKYPIISIEDGLSEHDWDGFVKLTEKLGNKVQIMGDDIFVTNPKITKEGIEKQAANSILIKVNQIGTMSETIATIQMAQKANWTTVVSHRSGETEDTTIADLAVALNTGQIKTGSMSRTDRIAKYNRLLAIAHELGVTGEYDGMETFYNLTKKT is encoded by the coding sequence ATGTCAAGAATTACAGATGTAAGAGCAATAGAAGTTTTAGATTCTCGTGGTAATCCCACAATTCAAGTGGAAGTGTGAAGTGAATTTGGTTATGGTAAAGCCTTGGTTCCATCAGGGGCATCGACAGGTGAATTAGAAGCTTTAGAATTAAGAGATAAAGATGAAAAGCGATATATGGGTAAAGGTGTTTTAAAATCTGTTGCTAATATTAATAAAACGATTCATGAAGAAGTAGTAGGAATGGATGTTACTAATCAACTTTTAGTTGATCTAGTGATGATTAAATTAGATGGTACTGATAATAAAGAAAAATTAGGTGCTAATGCCATTTTAGGAGTATCAATGGCAATTATGCGTGCAGCCGCTGATGAAGTAGGCTTACCATTATATCAATATATTGGCGGTATTAATGCTAGAAAATTACCAGTACCAATGTTAAACATTATTAATGGCGGGAAGCATGCGGATAACACAATTGATTTTCAAGAGTTTATGATTATGCCGGTTAGTGCTCCTGATTTTAAAGAAGCAATTAGAATGGCAGCAGAAGTATTTCATACTTTAAAGAAAATTTTACACGATGCTGGTGATACTACTTCTGTTGGTGATGAAGGTGGATTTGCTCCAAATTTAGATAATGAAGGTGCATTAGATGTTATTGTTAAAGCAATTCAAACAGCAGGATATAAAGCTGGTATTGATATTAAAATTGCAATGGATTGTGCTTCTAGTGAACTATATGATAAGGAACGAAAAATTTATGTCTTTAAAAAACTAAGTAAAAAAACTGGTCAAGCTGTTGAAAAAACTACTGACGAAATGATTTCGTATTTAGAACAGTTAGTTAATAAATATCCGATTATTTCTATTGAAGATGGACTATCAGAACATGATTGAGATGGTTTTGTTAAATTAACAGAAAAGTTAGGTAATAAAGTCCAAATTATGGGAGATGATATTTTTGTAACTAATCCTAAGATAACAAAAGAAGGTATTGAAAAGCAAGCGGCTAACTCAATTTTAATTAAAGTAAATCAAATTGGAACAATGAGTGAAACGATTGCAACGATTCAAATGGCCCAAAAAGCTAATTGAACAACAGTTGTATCACATCGTTCAGGCGAAACTGAAGATACAACTATTGCTGATTTAGCGGTTGCTTTAAACACTGGACAAATTAAAACTGGTTCAATGTCAAGAACCGATCGGATTGCTAAATATAATCGCCTCTTAGCGATTGCACATGAATTAGGTGTTACTGGTGAATATGATGGAATGGAAACATTTTATAACTTAACAAAGAAAACTTAA